A genomic window from Thermodesulfobacteriota bacterium includes:
- a CDS encoding DUF1566 domain-containing protein → TPTPATPPASTSPTPMEKTHGRLIDNGDGTVTHEKAGLMWARKDSYAEEEECITWEGAGEYVEKMKTGGHDDWRLPTVEELGSIAAKSAWNWSAVFVNGDSRAVHWSSEEAGSCCARAVLFTSGIVTGPSRGACSTESVRAVRP, encoded by the coding sequence ACCCCCACCCCCGCCACTCCTCCCGCGTCCACTTCCCCTACCCCGATGGAAAAGACGCATGGCCGCCTGATAGATAACGGCGACGGCACCGTCACGCACGAGAAGGCGGGCCTCATGTGGGCCAGGAAGGACAGCTACGCGGAGGAGGAGGAATGTATTACCTGGGAGGGTGCCGGGGAGTATGTGGAGAAGATGAAGACTGGCGGCCACGACGACTGGCGGCTGCCCACGGTAGAAGAGCTCGGCTCCATCGCTGCCAAGTCCGCGTGGAACTGGAGCGCGGTCTTTGTTAACGGAGACAGCCGCGCCGTGCACTGGTCTTCAGAGGAAGCCGGCTCCTGCTGCGCCCGCGCCGTCCTGTTTACGAGCGGTATCGTTACCGGGCCCTCCCGGGGCGCCTGTTCCACCGAATCCGTTCGCGCGGTCCGACCATAA